A window of Pseudomonas alcaliphila JAB1 genomic DNA:
CGAAGGTTTCTTCCATCGCCTTGATCAGCTCAACGATTTCCATAACGGATTTCTGGCCGATAGCTTCGATGATTTGCTCGTTAGTCAGAGACATGACTATCAATTCCTGTATTGGGGTGACGGCCTACGCGACCATCAAATTAAACGTTTGATTTCGAAAGGGCTCACGCTGCCTTAGGCAGCAGCAGCTTCTTTCTGGTCGCGAATGGCTGCCAGAGTGCGAGCGAGTTTGCTGGTGGCGCCTTGAATAACGCTCATCAGCTGGGCGATGCCCTCGTCGCGAGTCGGCAGACTTGCCAGTACGTCGATCTGGTTTGCTGCGAGGTACTTGCCCTCGAACGCAGCTGCCTTGATCTCGAACTTGTCCTGACCCTTGGCAAAATCCTTGAACAGACGAGCAGCAGCGCCCGGGTGTTCGTTGGAGAATGCGATCAGGGTCGGGCCTTTGAACACGTCGTTGAGCACGTCGAACTGAGTGCCTTCAACGGCGCGCTTGAGCAGGGTGTTACGCACGACTTTCACGTACACACCAGCTTCGCGGGCCTCTTTACGGAGTCCGGTCATTGCGCCGACGGTCACGCCACGGGCATCAGCCACGACAGCGGACAGACCGGCTTTGGCAGCCTCGTTGACTTCAGCGACGATGGCCTTCTTGTCTTCGAGCTTAATTGCCACGGGTTTACTCCTGGTTTTTACCGTATCGCCGAACCGGAGTTCGGCGGCGTTTTGGTGTCTGATTCGGTAACGAATCGGGAGCACCATCTGCGTAGGCCATCAGGCGAACCTGACATTTAAAACGCGAGTCACCTACGGTCTTGGATAGCCCCCGCCAGGCAGGGACCCCAATCTTTCAAAGCCGGCAGCTCACGGCTACCGGCCCAATCACTTACGCGTCGAGCGAAGCCTGATCGATGATCAGACCCGGACCCATGGTGGTGCTCAGGGTCACGCGCTTGACGTAGATGCCTTTCGAGGTCGACGGCTTCAGACGCTTCAGGTCGGACAGCAGGGCTTCCACGTTCTGCTTCAGCGCAGCGGCTTCGAAGCCGACTTTGCCAACGGAGGTGTGGATGATGCCGTTCTTGTCGGTACGGAAACGTACCTGACCAGCCTTGGCGTTCTTGACAGCGGTAGCGACGTCCGGAGTAACGGTGCCGACTTTCGGGTTCGGCATCAGACCGCGCGGGCCCAGTACCTGGCCCAGCTGGCCAACGACGCGCATGGCGTCCGGGGAAGCGATGACCACGTCGTAGTTCAGATCGCCTGCCTTCATTTCGGCAGCCAGATCGTCCATACCAACCTTGTCAGCACCGGCAGCCAGAGCAGCTTCAGCGCCCGGACCCTGGGTGAACACGGCAACGCGTACAGTCTTGCCAGTGCCGTTCGGCAGAACGGTGGCGCCACGTACAACCTGGTCGGATTTACGCGGATCTACACCCAGGTTCACGGCGACGTCGAAGGACTCGGTGAACTTGACGGCAGACAGCTCGGCCAGCAGGCCGGCAGCTTCTTCAAAGGTGTATGCCTTGCCGGCTTCAACCTTGGCCGCGATGGCCTTTTGGCGCTTGGTCAACTTAGCCATTACACACCCTCCACGTTCAGGCCCATGCTACGAGCGGAGCCGGCGATGGTGCGCACGGCCGCATCCAGGTCAGCGGCAGTCAGATCAGCCTGCTTGGTCTTGGCGATCTCTTCCAGCTGAGCACGAGTAACGGTGCCTACTTTGACGGTGTTCGGACGAGCGGAACCGCTGGACAGGCCTGCAGCCTTCTTCAGCAGTACCGATGCCGGGGTGCTCTTGGTTTCAAAGGTGAAGCTGCGGTCGCTGTAAACAGTGATGATCACAGGAGTCGGCAGACCAGGTTCCATGCCCTGAGTCTTGGCGTTGAACGCCTTGCAGAATTCCATGATGTTCACGCCGTGCTGACCCAGAGCGGGGCCGACGGGTGGCGACGGGTTTGCCTGACCGGCTTTAACCTGCAGCTTGATATAAGCCTGAATCTTCTTAGCCATTAGCTACTCCAATTTCGGGTTCGAACGCCTGACGGCTCCCCGAGGTTACTTACGCATTTATCCCAGTGACGACAAAACCCCGCAGCCTAAGGCTGCGGGGTGAGGGATGCTTATGTCAGTTATGCCTTCTCGACCTGACTGAACTCCAGCTCGACCGGGGTGGAGCGACCGAAAATGGTCACAGCCACCTGGATGCGGCTTTTCTCGTAATTCACTTCTTCGACCACGCCACCGAAATCGGCGAACGGGCCATCGACAACTCGTACCATCTCGCCCGGCTCGAACAGAGTCTTCGGCTTGGGCTTGTCGCCACTGTCGGCGACACGACGCAGAATGGCTTCGGCTTCTTTCTCGGTGATCGGCGCCGGCTTGTCGGCCGTACCACCAATGAAACCCATGACGCGCGGCGTATCCTTGATCAAGTGCCAAGTCGCCTCGTTCATTTCCATCTGCACCAGAACATAGCCAGGGAAGAACTTGCGCTCACTCTTGCGCTTCTGACCATTGCGCATCTCGACCACTTCTTCAGTGGGAACGAGAATCTCGCCAAAGTCATCTTCCATACCAGCCAGTTTCACGCGCTCGATGAGCGAGCGCATCACATGCTTCTCGTAACCCGAGTAGGCATGCACGACGTACCAACGCTTAGCCACGAGACACCCTTAACCAACAATCAGGGAAACAAGCCAACCGAGCAGGGAATCAAGCCCCCACAGCAGCAGCGCCATCACCAGAACAACCGCAACCACGATCAGAGTGGTCTGCATGGTTTCCTGGCGGGTCGGCCAAACAACTTTACGAATCTCGACGCGCGCCTCTTTCAGCAGCACCGCGAAGGCTTGACCACGAGCAGTCTGAAACGCCACGAAAGCAGCAACAGCAGCCAACACAACCAAGCCCAGAACACGATACAGAACCGGCTCAGCAGAGAAGTACTGATTACCGACAACACCCACAGCAACCAGGGCAGCGACAACCAGCCACTTGACCAGATCAAAGCGAGAGTCTTTGGCTTCAGCCTTAACATTCATTCGAGAGGATCCTGTGAAAGACACGCCAGATTCGTTAGAAAATGGCAGGTCAGGAGGGAATCGAACCCCCAACCTGCGGTTTTGGAGACCGCCGCTCTGCCAATTGAGCTACTGACCTAAAGCAAAATCAGGCCGACCATTATGCCGGCCTGAGCGGAACAGATCAACCGATTACTCGACGATCTTGGCAACCACGCCAGCACCAACGGTACGGCCGCCTTCGCGAATTGCGAAACGCAGGCCGTCTTCCATGGCGATCGGCTTGATCAGGGTGACAACCATTTTGATGTTGTCGCCCGGCATTACCATCTCAACGCCTTCCGGCAGTTCGCACGAACCGGTCACGTCAGTGGTACGGAAGTAGAACTGAGGACGGTAGCCCTTGAAGAACGGGGTGTGACGACCACCTTCTTCCTTGGACAGAACGTACACTTCAGCTTCGAACTTGGTGTGCGGCTTGATGGTGCCCGGCTTGGCCAGAACCTGACCACGCTCGACTTCATCACGCTTGGTGCCGCGCAGCAGCACGCCGCAGTTCTCACCAGCACGACCTTCATCCAGCAGCTTGCGGAACATCTCAACGCCGGTGCAGGTGGTCTTGGTGGTCGGACGCAGACCAACGATTTCGATTTCTTCCTGGATACGGACGATACCGCGCTCTACACGACCGGTAACTACAGTACCGCGGCCGGAGATCGAGAATACGTCTTCGATCGGCATCAGGAACGGACGATCGATGGCACGAACCGGCTCAGGGATGTAGCTGTCCAGAGTTTCCACCAGGGTTTTCACCGCAGTGGTACCCATGCCGTTGTCGTCCTGGCCGTTCAGAGCCATCAGCGCGGAGCCGATGATGATCGGAGTGTCGTCACCCGGGAAATCGTAGGTGCTCAGCAGGTCGCGAACTTCCATCTCGACCAGTTCCAGCAGCTCAGCGTCGTCAACCATGTCAGCCTTGTTCAGGAAGACAACGATGTACGGTACGCCAACCTGACGGGACAGCAGGATGTGCTCACGAGTTTGCGGCATCGGGCCGTCGGCAGCCGAGCAGACCAGGATCGCGCCGTCCATCTGGGCAGCACCGGTGATCATGTTCTTCACGTAGTCGGCGTGACCCGGGCAGTCAACGTGTGCGTAGTGACGTACGGCAGAGTCGTACTCCACGTGCGCAGTGTTGATGGTGATACCACGAGCCTTCTCTTCCGGAGCGCTATCGATCTTGTCGAAGTCGACCTTGGCCGAACCGAAAACTTCGGAGCAGACGCGAGTCAGAGCAGCGGTCAGAGTGGTTTTACCGTGGTCAACGTGACCGATGGTGCCGACGTTGACGTGCGGTTTGTTACGTTCGAATTTCTCTTTAGCCATCTTGACCGTCTCCTAGCGAAGAATTGAGCAAGCCATGCCGCCATTAAAACAAAGGCAGATACTTTCATATCTGCCTTCATTAGATGGAGCTCATGAGCGGATTTGAACCGCTGACCTCACCCTTACCAAGGGTGTGCTCTACCAGCTGAGCTACATGAGCCAAACTCTGTTGCGCCAACCACAAACTGGAGCGGGTAGCGGGAATCGAACCCGCATCATCAGCTTGGAAGGCTGAGGTTCTACCACTGAACTATACCCGCGGAGCTTGCAGCTCACGCTGAATCTGGTGGAGGGGGAAGGATTCGAACCTTCGAAGTCTATGACGTCAGATTTACAGTCTGATCCCTTTGGCCGCTCGGGAACCCCTCCAAAGTGAGGCGGCATTTTCTAGATCTGCCACCCTGCTGTCAAGCTTTTTCTCATTAAAATCTTGAGGTTAGCTACTTTGACAACATCTTCGTCGGGAACCAACTTTGACCACCCTGCGAAGCGGGCGCCATTCTATGCAAACTACTGGAGCAATGCAACGCCTTCACAAGGCATTAATTGATGCTGCAAACCTGCGAAGTCACCCGCGAGCCGACCAAGCAAAAATTCGTCAGCCAAGCGCCGACTTTCCGGGGCTACACGCACCCAGAAACTGCGATGCGCACGCGAGAGCTCGCGAATCTGCGGCTCGTAACCCACATCCCGCAAACGCTGCATGACGCTATTGGCCGAGTCGTTGCGGGGGAATATGCCGAGCGATATGCCATTCGCCAGCTCGCCCTGAGTGATGATGTAGCTATCGATACGGCGGGCCTGCAGTTCGCGCAACTGCCTCAGCGAGGCCTGACGGGAAGCCAGAGGCGGCAGATAAACCCAATACTCGACCCCCGCTGCCGCATCGATACCGCGCACTTCAGCCTGTATGTCCAAACTCAATAGCCGCTGCTCCACAACCCTGGCCCTCGACTCCTCTTCGAAACTCCCTAGATAGAGGCAAACAGCCGCCTCAGGAGCAGCCGCATCAGCCGGCGTCGACGAATCTGCACGCGAGCGCGGCGCATCCGCCTCACTCAACAAACGGATGTCTTTACGCGCCGCCTGATAAGCACCTGCCGGAGCCACCTCTTTGGCACGCAAGGGGGCCTGCTGCTGATGCCAGACGTAATAGAAGGCGTTAAGTAGCAGGAGCAATAGCAGAATCCAGCGCATACCTCGCCTCAGCTCAAGGGACAGGCGATAGCCAGCCCGACAAATACCAGATCAGGAACAACCTGCGCTCCCGGGACCACATCTCGCACCAGACCCGCATCGCCTCCCGTCAGGAAGACCTCGAAACCCTCAGGAAAACGAGCCTGCGCCTGCAGCAACTGCTCGGCAACAAAACCACGCAACATCAATACGCACCCTCGCTCGACAGCCTCCGCAGTGGAACGCCCAGGCTCCAGCTCTTGCAAAGCGGCGAGAGCCACCTGTCGGTCGTAGCGAATACGCCGAGTGTGCGTACTCAACTGATCACGCATGAGCGGCAACCCTGGGCAAATGAAGCCGCCCAGGTGCATACCTGAGGCAGAAACGAAATCAGCGGTCACCGCTGTCCCGAGATCCACCACCAGACAAGCACGCTGCCCTAGATGATAGGCACCCAGCACAGCCAACCAACGATCCAGACCAAGACGCCGGAAGTCTTCGTAACCGTTATGCACAACCCCGACCTGACTGGCAGATTGAGCACAGACCGCATCCACCCCCAAGGACTCACACAGACGTGCAACCAACTGTTCGGTCTCGGCGTCGCTAC
This region includes:
- the rplK gene encoding 50S ribosomal protein L11, whose protein sequence is MAKKIQAYIKLQVKAGQANPSPPVGPALGQHGVNIMEFCKAFNAKTQGMEPGLPTPVIITVYSDRSFTFETKSTPASVLLKKAAGLSSGSARPNTVKVGTVTRAQLEEIAKTKQADLTAADLDAAVRTIAGSARSMGLNVEGV
- the tuf gene encoding elongation factor Tu; this encodes MAKEKFERNKPHVNVGTIGHVDHGKTTLTAALTRVCSEVFGSAKVDFDKIDSAPEEKARGITINTAHVEYDSAVRHYAHVDCPGHADYVKNMITGAAQMDGAILVCSAADGPMPQTREHILLSRQVGVPYIVVFLNKADMVDDAELLELVEMEVRDLLSTYDFPGDDTPIIIGSALMALNGQDDNGMGTTAVKTLVETLDSYIPEPVRAIDRPFLMPIEDVFSISGRGTVVTGRVERGIVRIQEEIEIVGLRPTTKTTCTGVEMFRKLLDEGRAGENCGVLLRGTKRDEVERGQVLAKPGTIKPHTKFEAEVYVLSKEEGGRHTPFFKGYRPQFYFRTTDVTGSCELPEGVEMVMPGDNIKMVVTLIKPIAMEDGLRFAIREGGRTVGAGVVAKIVE
- a CDS encoding SPOR domain-containing protein, translated to MRWILLLLLLLNAFYYVWHQQQAPLRAKEVAPAGAYQAARKDIRLLSEADAPRSRADSSTPADAAAPEAAVCLYLGSFEEESRARVVEQRLLSLDIQAEVRGIDAAAGVEYWVYLPPLASRQASLRQLRELQARRIDSYIITQGELANGISLGIFPRNDSANSVMQRLRDVGYEPQIRELSRAHRSFWVRVAPESRRLADEFLLGRLAGDFAGLQHQLMPCEGVALLQ
- a CDS encoding pantothenate kinase codes for the protein MILELDCGNSFIKWRVISVDGAQRLLAGVVDSDAALFESLAAAPELRVSRCRLVSVRSDAETEQLVARLCESLGVDAVCAQSASQVGVVHNGYEDFRRLGLDRWLAVLGAYHLGQRACLVVDLGTAVTADFVSASGMHLGGFICPGLPLMRDQLSTHTRRIRYDRQVALAALQELEPGRSTAEAVERGCVLMLRGFVAEQLLQAQARFPEGFEVFLTGGDAGLVRDVVPGAQVVPDLVFVGLAIACPLS
- the rplJ gene encoding 50S ribosomal protein L10; its protein translation is MAIKLEDKKAIVAEVNEAAKAGLSAVVADARGVTVGAMTGLRKEAREAGVYVKVVRNTLLKRAVEGTQFDVLNDVFKGPTLIAFSNEHPGAAARLFKDFAKGQDKFEIKAAAFEGKYLAANQIDVLASLPTRDEGIAQLMSVIQGATSKLARTLAAIRDQKEAAAA
- the rplA gene encoding 50S ribosomal protein L1, which translates into the protein MAKLTKRQKAIAAKVEAGKAYTFEEAAGLLAELSAVKFTESFDVAVNLGVDPRKSDQVVRGATVLPNGTGKTVRVAVFTQGPGAEAALAAGADKVGMDDLAAEMKAGDLNYDVVIASPDAMRVVGQLGQVLGPRGLMPNPKVGTVTPDVATAVKNAKAGQVRFRTDKNGIIHTSVGKVGFEAAALKQNVEALLSDLKRLKPSTSKGIYVKRVTLSTTMGPGLIIDQASLDA
- the secE gene encoding preprotein translocase subunit SecE, coding for MNVKAEAKDSRFDLVKWLVVAALVAVGVVGNQYFSAEPVLYRVLGLVVLAAVAAFVAFQTARGQAFAVLLKEARVEIRKVVWPTRQETMQTTLIVVAVVLVMALLLWGLDSLLGWLVSLIVG
- the nusG gene encoding transcription termination/antitermination protein NusG — translated: MAKRWYVVHAYSGYEKHVMRSLIERVKLAGMEDDFGEILVPTEEVVEMRNGQKRKSERKFFPGYVLVQMEMNEATWHLIKDTPRVMGFIGGTADKPAPITEKEAEAILRRVADSGDKPKPKTLFEPGEMVRVVDGPFADFGGVVEEVNYEKSRIQVAVTIFGRSTPVELEFSQVEKA